From Hydra vulgaris chromosome 07, alternate assembly HydraT2T_AEP, a single genomic window includes:
- the LOC136082327 gene encoding uncharacterized protein LOC136082327 isoform X1, protein MRFKAKNPSLTLKRQGNVSINRALNCTREMACFHLSMNALAEELIETGIMIEAVQKGTGVWSGNIDTCRIFNHNVTPQFINFGDDGTPAGLVFAAKGETCCKMIRENRECVTIHPLVSFSGDLCVCQVLFGTVGITNQMAPKEAVVNIPHLLITTCNHGVSDHNSLLDMYKEFDKYLTEKIVARPVVLLSDGHCSRFNFDVLKFLQSKNIRMFLTPPDTTGVTQLLDQLNKNLHHEYHGVKENIFTDFN, encoded by the exons ATGCGCTTTAAAGCTAAGAATCCAAGCTTAACACTCAAGCGACAAGGAAATGTGTCAATAAATAGAGCTCTCAATTGCACGAGGGAAATGGCATGTTTCCACCTTAGTATGA ACGCTCTTGCAGAAGAATTGATTGAGACTGGCATTATGATTGAAGCAGTACAAAAGGGGACAGGAGTTTGGTCTGGAAATATTGATACATGCAGAATATTTAATCACAATGTAACACCACAGTTCATCAATTTTGGTGATGATGGTACTCCTGCTGGCCTTGTTTTTGCTGCAAAAGGGGAAACATGTTGTAAAATGATCAGAGAGAACCGTGAATGCGTCACCATACATCCTCTAGTATCATTTTCAG GAGACCTTTGTGTTTGTCAAGTACTTTTTGGTACCGTTGGAATAACTAATCAAATGGCTCCAAAGGAAGCTGTGGTTAATATTCCGCATCTTCTGATAACAACTTGCAATCATGGTGTATCTGATCACAATTCGTTATTAGATATGTACAAAGAGTTTGATAAATATCTTACTGAAAAAATAGTGGCACGACCAGTAGTTTTGCTTTCTGATGGGCATTGTTCACGCTTTAATTTTGATGtcttaaagtttttacaatcaaaaaacataCGTATGTTCTTAACTCCACCAGATACCACTGGTGTGACACAGCTTTTAGACCAACTCAACAAAAACCTTCATCATGAGTATCATGGTgtgaaagaaaacatttttactgatttcaattaa
- the LOC136082327 gene encoding uncharacterized protein LOC136082327 isoform X2 has translation MRFKAKNPSLTLKRQGNVSINRALNCTREMACFHLNALAEELIETGIMIEAVQKGTGVWSGNIDTCRIFNHNVTPQFINFGDDGTPAGLVFAAKGETCCKMIRENRECVTIHPLVSFSGDLCVCQVLFGTVGITNQMAPKEAVVNIPHLLITTCNHGVSDHNSLLDMYKEFDKYLTEKIVARPVVLLSDGHCSRFNFDVLKFLQSKNIRMFLTPPDTTGVTQLLDQLNKNLHHEYHGVKENIFTDFN, from the exons ATGCGCTTTAAAGCTAAGAATCCAAGCTTAACACTCAAGCGACAAGGAAATGTGTCAATAAATAGAGCTCTCAATTGCACGAGGGAAATGGCATGTTTCCACCTTA ACGCTCTTGCAGAAGAATTGATTGAGACTGGCATTATGATTGAAGCAGTACAAAAGGGGACAGGAGTTTGGTCTGGAAATATTGATACATGCAGAATATTTAATCACAATGTAACACCACAGTTCATCAATTTTGGTGATGATGGTACTCCTGCTGGCCTTGTTTTTGCTGCAAAAGGGGAAACATGTTGTAAAATGATCAGAGAGAACCGTGAATGCGTCACCATACATCCTCTAGTATCATTTTCAG GAGACCTTTGTGTTTGTCAAGTACTTTTTGGTACCGTTGGAATAACTAATCAAATGGCTCCAAAGGAAGCTGTGGTTAATATTCCGCATCTTCTGATAACAACTTGCAATCATGGTGTATCTGATCACAATTCGTTATTAGATATGTACAAAGAGTTTGATAAATATCTTACTGAAAAAATAGTGGCACGACCAGTAGTTTTGCTTTCTGATGGGCATTGTTCACGCTTTAATTTTGATGtcttaaagtttttacaatcaaaaaacataCGTATGTTCTTAACTCCACCAGATACCACTGGTGTGACACAGCTTTTAGACCAACTCAACAAAAACCTTCATCATGAGTATCATGGTgtgaaagaaaacatttttactgatttcaattaa